Proteins encoded within one genomic window of Bacteroidota bacterium:
- a CDS encoding T9SS type A sorting domain-containing protein, with amino-acid sequence MKKIHLLLVFAVAILGGIIYLASSNINVSPHYIPRIDSKIHKSKNIKAAMEWLNLRKAGNKEGIVDLAKVREAEQKVKAMRLQKGTSSINLNWVEMGPDNIGGRTRALLIDKDDPNKMIAGGVAGGIWISTTAGQSWSKYNDLAENLSVASICQAANGDIYVGTGEGAFAGYYGNTTATNGMRGQGIWKSTDRGLSFNRLPSTYVENIAEDTALVNAAFSTVSELAADPTDANKIYASTTRGLLVSYDAGDSWSNPIFISETSQINVSDLSKDVAVASDGTVIAAVGNKGYISADGSSRSFTKISGNTDSLLLPNSGISRMEFAFAPSDPNFIYCLAAQPGGTLENIYQSTDKGISWNVVGQGGYAEFQPLGDQGEYDAVIAVYPDDKNSVLVGGQGNVYKGTSQEGTDEFYWEAKTEWYFETSSLLYVHADQHAIEFHPNYNGTDNKIVYISSDGGVHRSDYAGEYWQTMNKNYNTVQFYAVGISGDGRVIGGTQDNGTQYIDFLGNTDQNSVEVTGGDGGYAEISELDPDISFSTLYFGDLFRSAFRTEGYGSFYSSNLSGKHNIGTSDGGPRGGCFVTPIALWESFYDEYSNDYVSYINDTIFFSTFQDWDEFYAELMANHPDATIDTTISYSQQNVLTLSCAVTFPADDMLTTESLTNDLPLDFTLSEQLLPSDTIWVKDTYQSLFAVGLNGNGSNGGDGGKLWVTRQALNFAALPAPAWYQVLPENYNGSAFGEIQDIVISKDGNYIYFSTDNNRVYRVSGLLYAREAAEYNNDSSDVIKTSLLKSFNTTVTSISIDPNDAKNIVVTIGGYGEGVHIYYSSNATQSPANNVSFSEKQGNLPFMPVYSAILNWKDGAQVMIGTEFGVYSTEDITADEPVWVDQNPNGFANVPVFMLRQQIQENRWKPLINNHGYIYAATHGRGFFRAENMAGPTAIKEIDDYSTIAVSEITVFPNPVSDLATVKFYLNERSEISINVYNLNGQIVKSEIINNQTKGNHNYSFDVEDLKSGTYVLILTTENQKYSTKFIVNK; translated from the coding sequence ATGAAGAAAATTCATCTACTATTAGTTTTTGCAGTAGCAATATTGGGAGGTATCATCTATCTCGCCAGTTCGAATATCAATGTTAGCCCACATTATATTCCTCGTATCGATTCAAAAATCCATAAAAGCAAAAATATTAAAGCAGCTATGGAATGGTTGAATCTAAGAAAAGCAGGCAATAAAGAAGGAATAGTTGATTTAGCGAAAGTTAGAGAAGCAGAGCAAAAAGTTAAAGCTATGCGTTTGCAAAAAGGAACTTCCTCTATCAACCTTAATTGGGTTGAAATGGGTCCCGACAATATTGGAGGAAGAACGAGAGCTTTACTGATAGACAAAGACGACCCAAACAAAATGATTGCAGGTGGCGTTGCAGGCGGAATCTGGATTTCTACTACTGCCGGCCAATCATGGTCTAAATATAATGATCTTGCCGAAAATCTTTCTGTTGCCTCAATTTGTCAGGCTGCTAACGGCGACATTTATGTTGGAACAGGCGAAGGTGCTTTTGCTGGTTATTATGGAAATACCACAGCAACAAACGGAATGAGAGGACAAGGCATTTGGAAATCGACCGATCGTGGATTAAGTTTCAACAGATTACCTTCAACATATGTTGAAAATATTGCCGAAGATACTGCATTAGTAAATGCAGCATTTAGCACAGTTAGCGAACTTGCTGCCGATCCTACTGACGCAAATAAAATTTATGCTTCGACTACTCGAGGCTTGCTTGTTTCCTATGATGCAGGAGATTCATGGTCGAATCCAATTTTCATATCAGAAACCAGCCAAATAAATGTTTCAGATCTTTCAAAAGATGTTGCTGTAGCCTCAGACGGAACTGTAATTGCAGCAGTTGGAAATAAAGGATATATTTCTGCTGATGGTAGTTCACGTTCATTCACAAAAATCTCAGGAAATACAGATAGCCTTTTGCTTCCAAACTCAGGAATTTCCAGAATGGAATTTGCATTTGCTCCAAGCGATCCTAATTTCATATACTGTCTTGCTGCTCAACCAGGCGGTACTTTAGAAAATATATACCAATCTACAGATAAAGGTATTTCATGGAATGTAGTAGGACAAGGTGGTTATGCAGAATTTCAACCACTTGGAGATCAAGGAGAATATGATGCTGTAATTGCAGTTTATCCAGACGATAAAAACAGCGTATTAGTTGGTGGACAAGGAAATGTTTATAAAGGAACATCGCAAGAAGGCACCGACGAATTCTATTGGGAAGCTAAAACTGAATGGTATTTTGAAACTTCCAGCTTGTTATATGTTCATGCAGATCAACATGCAATAGAATTTCACCCAAATTATAATGGAACAGACAATAAAATTGTTTACATATCTTCAGATGGTGGAGTACACCGTTCGGATTACGCCGGTGAATATTGGCAAACTATGAATAAAAATTATAACACCGTTCAGTTCTATGCTGTTGGTATATCAGGAGATGGACGAGTTATTGGTGGAACTCAAGATAATGGAACACAATATATTGACTTCTTAGGGAATACAGACCAAAATTCGGTAGAAGTAACCGGAGGTGATGGCGGATATGCAGAAATTTCAGAATTGGATCCAGATATTTCTTTTTCAACATTATATTTTGGAGATTTATTTCGTTCAGCTTTTAGAACTGAAGGATACGGAAGTTTCTATTCAAGTAACCTTTCAGGAAAACATAACATTGGAACATCAGACGGAGGACCAAGAGGAGGCTGTTTTGTTACACCAATTGCTCTTTGGGAATCATTCTACGATGAGTATAGCAACGATTATGTATCGTACATAAACGACACAATATTTTTCAGCACCTTTCAAGATTGGGACGAGTTTTATGCCGAACTTATGGCAAATCATCCTGACGCTACTATTGATACTACAATTTCATATAGTCAGCAAAATGTTCTCACATTGTCGTGTGCAGTAACATTCCCAGCAGATGATATGTTAACTACCGAAAGTTTAACAAATGATCTCCCACTTGATTTTACACTTTCAGAACAATTATTACCCTCAGATACAATTTGGGTAAAAGACACATATCAGTCATTGTTTGCAGTTGGACTAAACGGAAATGGTTCGAATGGCGGCGATGGAGGGAAATTATGGGTTACTCGTCAGGCTCTAAATTTTGCAGCATTACCTGCTCCAGCCTGGTATCAGGTTCTCCCTGAAAATTACAACGGATCTGCTTTTGGTGAAATTCAAGACATTGTTATCTCCAAAGATGGAAATTATATTTATTTTTCAACTGATAACAACAGAGTATATAGAGTCTCAGGTCTATTATATGCCAGAGAAGCTGCCGAATATAATAACGATTCATCTGACGTAATAAAAACTTCCCTATTAAAATCATTCAATACAACAGTTACTAGTATTTCAATTGATCCGAACGATGCTAAAAATATAGTAGTTACTATCGGTGGATATGGCGAAGGTGTGCATATTTATTATTCATCCAATGCTACACAATCACCTGCCAACAATGTTAGTTTTTCTGAGAAACAAGGTAATCTGCCATTTATGCCTGTATATTCAGCCATTTTGAATTGGAAAGATGGTGCCCAAGTAATGATTGGAACCGAATTTGGAGTTTACTCAACCGAAGATATTACTGCTGATGAACCGGTTTGGGTTGATCAAAATCCTAATGGATTTGCAAATGTTCCTGTTTTTATGCTACGTCAGCAAATTCAAGAAAACAGATGGAAACCATTAATAAATAATCACGGCTATATTTATGCTGCTACTCATGGCAGAGGTTTTTTCAGAGCCGAAAATATGGCAGGACCTACAGCTATTAAAGAAATTGATGATTACAGTACTATCGCAGTTTCTGAAATTACTGTTTTCCCAAATCCAGTAAGTGATCTTGCTACGGTAAAATTTTACTTAAACGAAAGAAGTGAAATTTCAATAAATGTTTATAATTTGAATGGACAAATTGTAAAATCTGAAATTATAAACAATCAAACTAAAGGAAATCACAACTATTCATTTGATGTTGAAGATTTGAAATCCGGAACTTATGTTTTAATTCTTACTACTGAAAATCAAAAATATTCTACAAAATTCATTGTAAATAAATAA
- a CDS encoding LD-carboxypeptidase: MKTPPYLKKGDKIGIVAPARKISYEELIPAISFFKKEGFEVVLGKNIFQSENQFSGTDKQRAADFQEMIDDISIKAIFSARGGYGTIKIIDYLNFEKFVKNPKWIVGYSDLTVLHSFIHEKLEIETLHATMPINFPNDETITISMEKMMKTLKGEDLKCDFPKHKFNRKGTCTAPVVGGNLSILYSLRGTDFDISLKNKILFIEDLDEYLYHIDRMMMNLKVSGKLASLKGLIVGGMDDMNDNNIPFGKSAYEIIAAAVSEYEYPVCFAFDAGHSEPNLPIIFGREIEMKI; encoded by the coding sequence ATGAAAACACCCCCATATTTGAAAAAAGGCGACAAAATTGGAATTGTTGCACCTGCTCGCAAAATTTCATATGAAGAGCTAATTCCAGCAATCAGTTTTTTTAAAAAGGAAGGATTTGAAGTAGTATTGGGGAAAAATATTTTTCAATCGGAAAATCAATTTTCTGGAACAGATAAACAACGTGCAGCAGATTTTCAGGAAATGATTGATGACATTTCTATTAAAGCTATATTTAGTGCAAGAGGTGGTTACGGGACTATTAAAATTATTGATTATTTAAATTTCGAGAAATTTGTCAAAAATCCAAAATGGATTGTCGGATACAGCGACCTTACTGTTTTACATTCGTTTATTCATGAAAAATTAGAGATTGAAACTCTTCATGCTACCATGCCAATAAATTTTCCAAATGATGAAACAATCACAATTTCAATGGAAAAAATGATGAAAACTTTGAAGGGCGAAGATTTGAAATGCGATTTTCCAAAACATAAATTTAACAGAAAAGGGACATGCACTGCCCCGGTAGTCGGTGGAAATTTATCGATTTTATATAGCCTGAGAGGTACAGATTTTGACATTTCATTAAAGAACAAAATATTATTTATTGAAGACCTCGACGAATATCTATATCACATAGACAGGATGATGATGAATCTGAAAGTTTCTGGAAAATTAGCCTCTCTAAAAGGTCTTATCGTTGGCGGAATGGACGATATGAACGATAATAATATTCCGTTTGGAAAAAGTGCATATGAGATAATTGCCGCAGCTGTAAGTGAATATGAATATCCTGTATGCTTTGCTTTCGATGCGGGACATTCAGAACCAAATTTACCAATAATTTTTGGTAGAGAAATTGAAATGAAAATTTGA
- a CDS encoding flippase-like domain-containing protein, with translation MTDNTPQLLKKVRINKIIYPMLIGLIVVAFMLYQEFDVEAISIIEFTRYSVLWLLVSLIMMAVRDIGYMIRLRVLSDKSLNWRKTFNIIMLWEFTSAVTPSAIGGTSIAVLYINKEGLSVGRSTAVVLTTSFLDEIYFLIMFPLLFLVVQISELFSIGEVGAEVISFTNEFFYFAVVGYSLKLVYTIFLSYGLFVNPRAIKWLLLQVFRLPFLRKWRQQANQAGSDIIVTSKELRTKSISFWVKAFFASFLSWTSRFWVVNSLLLAFFVVNDHFLIFARQLVMWIMMLVSPTPGGSGFAEFVFSRYLADFIPLGFAVSMALLWRLTTYYPYLFIGAFILPRWIKSKFSKKKE, from the coding sequence ATGACTGATAATACTCCACAATTACTGAAAAAAGTTCGTATAAACAAAATAATCTATCCTATGCTAATCGGATTGATTGTTGTTGCCTTTATGCTTTATCAGGAATTTGATGTTGAAGCCATTTCAATAATTGAATTTACAAGATATTCAGTTTTGTGGCTTTTGGTCTCGCTCATAATGATGGCTGTGAGAGATATTGGCTATATGATTAGATTGAGAGTGCTTTCGGATAAATCGCTAAATTGGCGAAAAACATTCAACATTATAATGCTGTGGGAATTTACTTCAGCAGTTACTCCTTCGGCAATTGGCGGAACAAGTATTGCAGTTTTATACATAAACAAAGAAGGATTAAGTGTAGGAAGAAGCACGGCGGTTGTGCTTACTACCTCTTTTTTAGATGAAATATATTTTTTGATAATGTTTCCTCTTTTGTTTCTAGTTGTGCAAATTTCAGAATTATTTTCGATTGGCGAAGTAGGAGCAGAGGTTATTTCGTTCACAAATGAATTTTTCTATTTTGCCGTTGTCGGATATTCATTGAAACTGGTATATACTATTTTCTTGAGTTATGGGCTGTTCGTAAATCCGAGAGCAATAAAATGGTTGTTGTTGCAGGTTTTCAGATTGCCCTTTTTACGGAAGTGGCGGCAACAAGCAAATCAGGCAGGATCAGATATAATTGTAACTTCAAAAGAATTAAGAACTAAATCGATAAGTTTTTGGGTAAAAGCATTTTTTGCTTCCTTTCTGTCCTGGACATCTCGTTTTTGGGTTGTAAATAGTTTGTTGTTAGCATTTTTTGTAGTGAACGATCATTTTTTAATATTTGCACGTCAATTGGTAATGTGGATAATGATGCTGGTGAGCCCAACGCCTGGTGGTAGCGGATTTGCTGAGTTTGTTTTTTCGAGATACCTTGCCGATTTTATTCCTCTTGGATTTGCCGTTTCAATGGCTCTTTTATGGAGATTAACAACTTATTATCCTTATTTGTTTATAGGTGCATTTATTTTGCCACGATGGATTAAAAGCAAGTTTTCTAAGAAAAAAGAATAA
- a CDS encoding PadR family transcriptional regulator, with protein MKIENTKAQMRKGILEYCILSILSNHDAYASDIIKKMKEAKLIVVEGTLYPLLTRLKNAKLLSYRWEESSQGPPRKYYEITDLGKMFLSELDTSWKALVEAVNLINQN; from the coding sequence ATGAAAATTGAGAATACTAAAGCTCAGATGAGGAAGGGAATTTTAGAATATTGTATTCTTTCAATATTATCGAACCACGATGCTTATGCTTCAGATATTATAAAAAAAATGAAAGAGGCAAAGCTGATAGTTGTTGAAGGAACGCTTTACCCTCTGCTCACACGACTGAAAAATGCAAAACTTCTGTCTTATAGATGGGAAGAATCTTCGCAAGGACCGCCTCGGAAATATTATGAAATTACAGATTTAGGAAAAATGTTTTTATCAGAACTCGACACATCGTGGAAAGCGCTGGTAGAAGCAGTGAATCTGATAAATCAGAATTAA
- a CDS encoding PspC domain-containing protein — protein sequence MKKTFTINVSSIIFHVDDDAFEILQQYLSLINNRYAGSSEGKEIIADIEARIAELFNEKISDSKQVINIGDVNCVIDILGEPDEFEDDDTESQDSKKTKQRVITSGKRLFRDPDNRVIGGVCGGLGAYFSIDPVIFRIIFIFATLVYGSGPLIYLILWIAAPVAKSTAEKLQMRGENVTVSNIEKSISEEFTEVRNKFKNFKHTKQYSQSKNFFNQLLSITGNFLNIILKIVIITIGISFIVSGTIILFALVGGTVFDNSFFFPPAWGNFDYPPYEMFYVLADPTVVNLLFLGIILIIAIPVLAILYAGVKMIFKFKSNNKLIGLTALSLWLLGIILTIIVSVMAGKGFNSKASLSKNIYLKPDSADVIYLKMKPDTLYNSYEYIDQLIDFDELILTSSDSKRKFFIRPEFEIKKSSTANYEMEMRFRSRGDGKKDAIQNADHIIYNWSQKDSLILFEQYFTLPDDFLWRYQSLDITLKIPEGKSVYIEKSMDEIINEYNVKTPDWTRKIYNKKMIMDYDGLVEY from the coding sequence ATGAAAAAGACATTCACAATAAATGTAAGCAGCATTATTTTCCATGTCGATGATGATGCGTTTGAAATTTTGCAGCAATACTTATCTTTGATAAATAACAGATATGCTGGAAGTAGCGAAGGTAAAGAAATTATTGCTGATATTGAAGCCCGAATTGCCGAATTGTTTAACGAAAAAATTAGCGACTCGAAACAAGTTATCAATATTGGAGACGTAAACTGCGTTATCGACATTTTGGGCGAACCCGATGAATTTGAGGACGATGATACAGAAAGCCAGGACTCGAAAAAAACAAAACAGAGAGTTATTACTTCAGGCAAAAGACTTTTTCGGGATCCGGATAATAGAGTAATAGGTGGCGTTTGCGGTGGTTTAGGTGCATACTTTTCTATCGATCCGGTAATTTTTAGAATAATTTTCATTTTTGCAACCTTAGTTTACGGAAGCGGCCCACTCATTTATCTAATTTTATGGATTGCAGCTCCTGTAGCAAAATCAACTGCCGAAAAGCTTCAAATGCGCGGCGAAAATGTTACCGTTTCAAATATTGAGAAATCGATTAGCGAAGAGTTCACCGAAGTAAGAAATAAATTTAAAAACTTTAAACACACAAAACAATATTCTCAATCGAAAAACTTTTTTAACCAACTGCTTTCAATTACAGGCAATTTTCTAAATATTATTCTAAAAATAGTGATTATAACTATTGGCATTTCGTTTATTGTATCCGGAACGATTATTCTATTTGCTTTGGTAGGTGGAACAGTTTTCGACAATAGCTTCTTCTTTCCGCCGGCATGGGGAAATTTTGATTATCCACCCTACGAAATGTTTTATGTTTTGGCAGATCCTACAGTCGTAAATTTACTGTTTCTTGGAATTATCTTAATTATTGCCATTCCTGTTTTAGCAATTTTGTATGCTGGTGTAAAAATGATTTTTAAGTTTAAATCTAACAACAAGCTTATCGGATTAACAGCTCTTTCTCTTTGGTTATTAGGCATAATTCTTACAATTATAGTTTCCGTAATGGCAGGAAAAGGCTTTAATTCTAAGGCAAGTTTGTCGAAAAACATATATCTAAAACCTGATAGTGCCGATGTTATTTATTTGAAAATGAAACCCGACACACTATACAATTCTTACGAATATATCGATCAATTGATAGATTTCGATGAATTAATATTAACTTCGAGCGACTCAAAAAGAAAGTTTTTTATCAGGCCTGAATTTGAAATTAAAAAAAGCAGTACAGCAAATTATGAGATGGAAATGAGATTCCGTTCAAGAGGAGATGGCAAAAAAGATGCAATTCAAAATGCTGATCATATAATTTACAATTGGTCTCAAAAGGATTCATTAATACTTTTCGAGCAATATTTTACTCTTCCAGACGATTTTTTGTGGAGATACCAAAGCCTTGATATAACTTTAAAAATTCCAGAAGGAAAATCGGTCTATATAGAAAAAAGTATGGACGAGATTATCAACGAATATAATGTAAAAACTCCTGATTGGACACGGAAAATCTATAACAAAAAAATGATAATGGATTATGACGGATTAGTTGAATATTAG
- a CDS encoding STAS domain-containing protein, whose product MLVIDVVEDKLLISFKEAKRFNSAHLRKIENELHIYFEKNISTVILNLKGIDFIDSESFILLSEISKKIRMNNAIFHICNASVSILDLISNTQLPCIKDIKNSINHISLCDVFPLSLN is encoded by the coding sequence ATGTTAGTTATAGATGTAGTGGAAGACAAGCTTTTAATTTCATTCAAAGAAGCGAAAAGATTTAATTCAGCACACTTAAGAAAAATTGAAAACGAATTGCATATTTATTTCGAAAAGAATATATCAACAGTGATTTTGAACCTTAAAGGAATAGATTTTATAGATAGCGAAAGTTTCATTCTTTTAAGCGAAATCTCGAAAAAAATAAGAATGAATAATGCGATTTTTCATATCTGCAATGCCTCTGTTTCAATTCTCGATTTGATTTCGAACACTCAACTTCCTTGTATAAAAGACATAAAAAACAGCATTAATCATATTTCGCTTTGCGATGTTTTCCCTCTATCTCTGAACTAA
- a CDS encoding heavy-metal-associated domain-containing protein yields MKKLSGLFLIFVFTIFSFSVVAQDVSTNLKEKFKVYGNCGMCKSKIEKAANSVEGVKSAKWNVETKKIIVKFDSSKTTNEAIKKAIAKVGYDTEEFRAKDETYNALHSCCKYDRPAVKKNK; encoded by the coding sequence ATGAAAAAACTATCCGGACTATTTTTAATATTCGTTTTCACAATTTTCAGTTTTTCTGTAGTTGCACAAGATGTTTCTACAAATCTGAAAGAAAAATTTAAAGTTTATGGCAACTGTGGAATGTGTAAAAGCAAAATTGAAAAGGCTGCCAATTCTGTTGAAGGAGTGAAAAGTGCCAAATGGAATGTTGAAACCAAAAAAATTATAGTAAAATTTGATAGCTCAAAAACAACTAATGAAGCTATTAAAAAAGCAATTGCTAAAGTAGGATATGATACAGAAGAATTTAGGGCTAAAGATGAGACATATAATGCCTTACATAGTTGCTGTAAATATGACCGACCAGCAGTGAAGAAAAACAAATAA
- a CDS encoding T9SS type A sorting domain-containing protein codes for MRKSIILILSILYAVSIFSQEYATDFTVDDCDGISHNLFSELDEGKVIVITWVMPCFSCIGPAMGAYTGAMSFENSHPGQVLYYMCDDYANNSCSSISSWAGSNNMGEADAYFSHSDINMSDYGSAGMPKTIVVGCIEHKVYYNMNYSANGIEDAINEALLDCNIDTSTIDTSTIDTSNTNLVNEIGKSSFGLNMFPNPVQNTVTVSFEMIESSMVTIDVLNLTGETVLNMSNSFQTVGSIDIQFNTDILSNGCYFLRIQSETGFEIAKFSVAH; via the coding sequence ATGAGAAAATCAATAATTTTAATATTAAGCATTTTATACGCTGTATCAATATTTTCACAAGAATACGCAACTGACTTTACAGTTGATGATTGTGATGGGATTTCCCATAATCTTTTCAGCGAATTGGATGAAGGAAAAGTAATTGTAATTACCTGGGTAATGCCTTGTTTTAGTTGTATAGGACCTGCAATGGGAGCTTATACAGGAGCTATGAGTTTTGAGAATTCACATCCCGGGCAGGTATTATATTATATGTGCGATGATTATGCCAATAACAGTTGTTCATCAATAAGTTCATGGGCAGGAAGTAATAATATGGGAGAAGCCGATGCTTATTTTTCACATTCCGATATAAACATGAGTGATTATGGCTCAGCCGGAATGCCAAAAACAATTGTGGTTGGGTGTATAGAACACAAAGTATATTATAATATGAATTACTCTGCCAATGGTATAGAAGATGCAATTAATGAAGCATTGCTTGATTGCAATATTGATACTAGTACTATTGATACTAGTACTATTGATACTAGTAATACTAATTTAGTTAATGAAATTGGTAAAAGTAGTTTTGGTTTGAACATGTTTCCAAATCCTGTACAAAATACAGTTACTGTTTCATTCGAAATGATTGAATCATCAATGGTAACTATAGATGTTCTAAACTTAACAGGAGAAACTGTGCTAAATATGTCAAATTCATTTCAAACTGTTGGATCTATTGACATACAGTTCAATACAGATATATTAAGTAATGGTTGCTATTTTCTGAGAATTCAATCAGAAACAGGATTTGAGATTGCAAAATTCTCTGTTGCACATTAA